In a genomic window of Trichoderma atroviride chromosome 4, complete sequence:
- a CDS encoding uncharacterized protein (EggNog:ENOG41), which yields MEETAKREYEARAQRVRADLKQWEGDWAKTHGGKKPGREDIKNNPDMAQKYKDYNKLRDIISGKLAPPSDVSISKSKHDKRKAVPRPAAETPMKRAKHAETPSKRLAPNGDEYMNSPAISRKLFSPAPVTAIGPTPQRDGKVLGLFDLLVEKEFKSPLKGVKEMGRPASSHATPSRRKSHLGEDAIAKLGLTPSSASKRKLFSTPMKKRDGQNMAGTPTSVSKLQFDTPAFLKRHSLPTLDENTKFDAPPLRLPRKPLVRGLSEIVASLRRVEEEQLDDDLEALREVEAEMESGGPPQPTIKIQKPEPKQDILEPDSQAKQLPLGGFDDEGLYDSPTEDAVDRDGRPMRVFKKKGQKRTTRRVNMRPVRTKRPTNLAEENGSDENEDEDGQDTIPDTQAHVGKSDVAGESDGEFEDGDDTQDANTANTANTAKKAKKPAKEEGVVKKATRKVNQLAHANFQRLKLRNNGAKGGPGYNSRFRRKR from the exons ATGGAAGagacagcaaaaagagagtATGAAGCTAGAGCTCAGAGAGTGCGGGCTGATCTGAAGCAATGGGAGGGCGATTGGGCAAAGACGCATGGCGGGAAGAAGCCAGGCAGAGAGGATATCAAGAACAATCCTGATATGG CCCAGAAATATAAAGACTATAACAAGCTTCGCGACATAATATCTGGAAAGCTAGCTCCTCCTTCAGACGTCTCGATCTCAAAAAGCAAGCATGACAAACGCAAAGCAGTTCCCAGGCCGGCAGCCGAGACTCCAATGAAGCGAGCAAAACATGCCGAGACCCCTTCGAAGCGACTGGCCCCGAACGGCGACGAATACATGAACAGCCCGGCTATCTCCAGGAAACTTTTTAGCCCTGCGCCGGTGACAGCAATTGGGCCGACACCTCAGCGGGATGGCAAGGTCCTCGGGTTGTTTGATCTATTGGTGGAAAAAGAATTCAAGAGCCCGTTGAAGGGCGTGAAGGAGATGGGTCGCCCTGCTAGTTCCCATGCAACTCCTAGCAGACGCAAAAGTCACTTGGGCGAAGATGCTATAGCCAAACTAGGACTTACTCCAAGCTCTGCCAGCAAACGAAAGCTCTTTTCGACgccaatgaagaagagagacggACAGAATATGGCCGGAACGCCCACGTCCGTATCCAAGCTTCAGTTTGACACGCCAGCATTTTTAAAGAGGCACTCACTTCCAACACTGGACGAGAACACAAAATTCGATGCTCCGCCTCTACGGCTGCCGCGAAAGCCTCTGGTTCGTGGCCTCAGCGAAATTGTAGCCAGCCTTCGAAGAGTCGAGGAGGAACAGCTGGATGACGACCTCGAGGCACTGCGCGAAGTCGAGGCCGAAATGGAATCCGGCGGTCCCCCTCAGCCTACGATCAAAATACAAAAGCCGGAGCCGAAGCAAGACATATTGGAGCCGGATAGCCAGGCTAAACAGCTGCCCTTGGGTGGGTTCGATGATGAGGGGTTGTATGATAGCCCTACAGAAGATGCCGTGGATCGTGACGGACGGCCAATGAGGGttttcaagaagaaggggcAGAAGAGAACAACGCGACGAGTAAACATGCGGCCAGTTCGAACCAAGCGACCAACGAACCTAGCTGAGGAGAATGGGAGTGacgaaaatgaagatgaagatggtcaaGACACTATTCCAGATACCCAAGCTCATGTTGGCAAATCAGATGTCGCAGGCGAGTCTGATGGCGagtttgaagatggagatgataCCCAGGATGCGAATACTGCGAATACTGCGAATACtgcgaagaaggcgaagaagcccgCCAAGGAAGAAGGCGTGGTAAAGAAGGCGACCCGCAAAGTGAACCAGCTGGCACATGCAAACTTCCAAAGGCTGAAGCTACGGAACAACGGTGCCAAAGGTGGGCCAGGCTACAATAGTCGGTTCCGAAGAAAACGATGA
- a CDS encoding uncharacterized protein (EggNog:ENOG41), whose amino-acid sequence MANYDIQIISDTVCPFCYLARARLSRAIALFKKTVPNASSSTFTIRWHAFQLDKSIPHGQSTSVQDIAVSRFGADRLAAKRARMAQMGDQEGFGFTFSGRIGNTRDSHRLSHLGRELGGHELEDRVQMAMMKMFFEEGGDITSHEDLVAAAEKAGIERDVARKWLEDGSGGEQVDREVEEMEKLGMKGVPKIMVDGKFVIEGADDVTAMFEQLYRAKEEKEKSESLV is encoded by the coding sequence ATGGCAAACTACGACATCCAAATCATTTCCGACACCGTCTGTCCCTTCTGCTACCTCGCCCGAGCCCGTCTCAGTCGTGCCATTGCCCTCTTCAAGAAAACCGTCCCCAACGCATCCTCGTCCACATTCACCATCCGATGGCACGCCTTCCAGCTGGACAAGTCCATCCCGCACGGCCAATCCACCAGCGTCCAGGACATTGCCGTGTCACGCTTCGGCGCCGACCGTCTCGCTGCCAAACGCGCGCGGATGGCGCAGATGGGCGACCAGGAGGGCTTTGGGTTTACGTTTAGCGGAAGGATTGGCAACACGAGGGACTCGCATAGGTTGTCGCATTTGGGACGGGAGCTGGGTGGGCACGAGTTGGAAGACAGGGTGCaaatggccatgatgaagatgttttTCGAGGAGGGCGGCGATATCACGAGCCATGAGGATTTGGTCGCTGCGGCGGAGAAGGCTGGGATTGAGAGGGACGTGGCGAGGAAGTGGCTTGAGGATGGGTCTGGAGGTGAGCAAGTTGATCGGGAAgtcgaggagatggagaagttGGGGATGAAGGGCGTGCCGAAGATTATGGTGGATGGCAAGTTTGTGATTGAGGGTGCGGATGATGTGACGGCCATGTTTGAGCAGCTTTACAGggcaaaggaggagaaggagaagagtgaGAGTCTAGTGTAG
- a CDS encoding uncharacterized protein (EggNog:ENOG41), translating to MDSTLMSVHLEQIQSSCQGIDSLPFPPPKIFTNAMLSNNDITSLIRDTEAHERALFSVPPPPPAATTASKLPKPSEAETEAKPKNRRQTVFNVASGEVTTGPPTRGAPHRRTAVAAVLGGEMHEQLRRGETDRKGDLDVEVLLRGAEKLCGVYELPGARERIVALRARYRNGKNTTAYYEARVAEQAEQLASMSKDWMDQDRDKEQEADEAQQGGSDGWTEEDLRREEEEAKQMETKKRELQARLKSMERDIGGLRNM from the exons ATGGACTCGACTCTGATGTCGGTTCACCTCGAGCAAATACAAAGCTCATGTCAGGGAATTGACTCGCTTCC ATTCCCACCTCCGAAAATATTCACCAACGCAATGCTCTCCAACAACGACATCACGTCCCTAATCCGAGACACCGAGGCTCACGAACGCGCTCTATTCTCCGTGCCCCCTCCACCTCCAGCCGCTACCACAGCATCGAAACTCCCCAAGCCGTCCGAAGCCGAAACCGaagccaagcccaagaaCCGCCGGCAAACAGTCTTCAACGTCGCCTCGGGCGAAGTAACGACAGGCCCGCCGACGCGAGGGGCGCCTCATCGCCGAACCGCCGTGGCCGCTGTCCTAGGCGGCGAGATGCACGAACAGCTCCGGCGAGGAGAGACAGACCGCAAGGGCGACCTGGACGTGGAAGTGCTCCTGCGCGGCGCCGAGAAGCTCTGCGGAGTGTATGAATTGCCGGGGGCTCGCGAGCGCATTGTGGCGTTGCGGGCCAGGTACCGCAATGGGAAGAACACAACGGCTTATTATGAGGCGAGAGTGGCTGAGCAGGCTGAGCAGCTGGCGAGTATGAGTAAGGACTGGATGGATCAGGATAGGGACAAGGAGCAGGAAGCGGATGAGGCTCAGCAAGGCGGTAGTGATGGGTGGACGGAGGAGGATTTAcggagagaggaagaggaggccaagcagatggagacgaaAAAGAGGGAGTTGCAGGCGAGGCTAAAGTCCATGGAGAGGGATATTGGAGGGCTGAGAAACATGTAA
- a CDS encoding uncharacterized protein (EggNog:ENOG41), protein MNRHGRSSRRRSSTPNLKLSPAHLVALQTGDPASPPDTPVTSPDFPRKDNQAAIYLLANSLAQDPNIRPYGSGHQFSYRPLEQLSPRSSSSSEADKGHSIGGDSSDSASVVSLSTSAVQQLLRASAEMNALASHELDASGDADAESEYESEADCEAEPDKLKRARLAHGPTGIPEACGFAIDFTIEDMDPMDSEWEGLDVVYPTEIESESDAESPPSQSASQQKDLDQDMMQDLENLNCSNEASDDEIEADEDDEESEFRRRQQELKRIRRVSMSSSFGKRTHSELSDSDDNDCALDVNEAGSSARRFHKRVHRGSLLFQDPPAPRIDELEEPNSSEDEYANEMRLAQELPRHAMDVMDTDSS, encoded by the coding sequence ATGAATCGACACGGCAGAAGTTCGCGAAGGCggtcttcaacgccaaatTTGAAGCTGTCGCCAGCCCATCTGGTCGCGCTGCAGACCGGCGACCCAGCTTCACCGCCCGACACTCCTGTCACCTCGCCAGACTTCCCCCGCAAGGACAACCAAGCGGCAATTTACCTCCTGGCGAATTCTCTTGCTCAAGACCCAAACATCAGGCCATATGGGAGCGGCCATCAGTTCAGCTACCGCCCGCTGGAGCAATTGAGCCCGCgatcgtcatcttcgtccgAAGCCGACAAGGGACATTCGATTGGTGGCGATTCTTCCGACAGCGCTAGCGTTGTCAGCCTGTCAACCTCGGCGGTGCAGCAATTGCTACGCGCTTCGGCTGAAATGAATGCCCTGGCATCGCATGAGCTGGATGCATCTGGAGATGCCGATGCAGAATCGGAATATGAGTCTGAGGCTGATTGCGAGGCGGAGCCAGACAAGCTTAAGCGAGCAAGGCTTGCGCACGGCCCGACAGGCATCCCTGAGGCCTGTGGCTTTGCGATTGACTTTACGATTGAGGATATGGATCCGATGGACAGTGAGTGGGAAGGCCTGGATGTCGTCTACCCCACTGAGATTGAGAGTGAATCCGATGCCGAGTCGCCTCCAAGCCAGTCTGCGTCTCAGCAGAAGGATCTGGATCAGGACATGATGCAAGACCTGGAGAACCTCAACTGCAGCAACGAGGCATccgatgatgagattgaagctgacgaagatgacgaagagtcGGAGTTTAGGAGAAGGCAACAGGAGCTGAAGCGCATTCGAAGAGTGAGCATGTCGAGCAGCTTCGGTAAGAGGACGCACAGCGAGTTGAGCGACTCGGACGACAATGACTGCGCTCTCGACGTAAACGAGGCCGGCTCCAGTGCTCGGCGATTCCACAAGAGGGTCCACCGCGGGAGCTTACTATTCCAGGATCCTCCCGCCCCTCGAATtgatgagctggaggagcCCAATTCGAGCGAGGATGAATATGCCAACGAGATGCGCCTTGCACAGGAGCTGCCACGCCATGCAATGGATGTTATGGACACTGACTCGagttga